The following is a genomic window from Synergistaceae bacterium.
AGGCGCTTAAAATATAATCGGGGGGTTCGTAATACTAATGGTTGAGGAGAAGAAGGCAGAGACTTCTTCGGTTCGGGTAGGTGACCTGACTGAGTGTACAGTGGAACAGATCATGCCTTATGGCGCGTTTGTGAGGCTGCCGACGGGACAGAAAGGAATGGTGCATATCTCCGAGCTTTCTTTCAATTTCGTGAAAAAGGTCGAGGATATACTCTCGTTACAACAGACCGTCAAAGCCAGGGTGATCAAAATCGACGAAAAAGGACGTATTGACCTTTCTCTGAAAAAGGTCGAAGAGCGTCCGTTGATTCAGGCGCCTGTAACGAAGGAAGACAAGGACAGCTTTGAGAAAAAAATGGCTTCTTTCCTCAAACTCA
Proteins encoded in this region:
- a CDS encoding S1 RNA-binding domain-containing protein yields the protein MVEEKKAETSSVRVGDLTECTVEQIMPYGAFVRLPTGQKGMVHISELSFNFVKKVEDILSLQQTVKARVIKIDEKGRIDLSLKKVEERPLIQAPVTKEDKDSFEKKMASFLKLSESKIADLNSKLNSSKSGRKKSGGGRPKS